In a genomic window of Leisingera caerulea DSM 24564:
- the flgC gene encoding flagellar basal body rod protein FlgC — MSEFSKALSVTASGLKAQAARLRHVSENISNADTPGYRRKAVPFESVRELRTDVEHVRTGRVTLDRSELQKVYDPSHPLADESGHFEGSNVDLMIEIADAREAQRSYEANLKMFEQTRSMSASLMELLRR; from the coding sequence ATGAGTGAATTTTCCAAAGCCCTTTCCGTCACTGCCAGCGGTCTCAAGGCGCAAGCCGCGCGCCTGCGCCATGTGTCGGAGAACATTTCAAACGCCGACACGCCGGGATACCGCCGCAAGGCAGTGCCTTTCGAATCGGTGCGCGAACTTCGGACAGATGTGGAGCATGTGCGCACCGGCCGGGTCACCCTGGACCGCAGCGAGCTGCAAAAAGTCTATGACCCGTCGCATCCGCTGGCTGACGAAAGCGGTCATTTCGAAGGCTCCAACGTGGATCTGATGATCGAGATCGCCGACGCCCGCGAAGCCCAGCGCAGCTATGAGGCTAACCTGAAAATGTTCGAGCAGACCCGGTCTATGTCTGCCTCGCTGATGGAACTTTTGAGACGCTAA
- the fliE gene encoding flagellar hook-basal body complex protein FliE, with product MDIRSLSAASGYAAARPATKADPNHESTGAGAQLKQSFENFTAALQNSEQVSVQAMTSQADPHALVQALAQTELAVETAVTVRNKVVEAYQEILRMPV from the coding sequence ATGGATATTCGCAGCCTTTCCGCCGCCAGCGGCTATGCCGCCGCCCGCCCTGCCACCAAAGCTGACCCGAATCATGAAAGCACCGGTGCCGGCGCCCAACTGAAGCAGAGCTTTGAAAACTTTACTGCGGCCCTGCAGAACAGCGAGCAAGTCTCGGTGCAGGCGATGACGTCGCAAGCTGATCCGCATGCGCTTGTGCAGGCGCTGGCGCAGACCGAACTGGCGGTCGAAACCGCTGTCACCGTGCGCAACAAGGTCGTCGAGGCCTATCAGGAAATCCTGAGGATGCCGGTCTAA
- a CDS encoding flagellar biosynthetic protein FliQ, producing the protein MMSESLFYDTLRQALWAAVTMATPILVVALVVGLAIGLFQALTSVQEMTLTFVPKLTAILVVFWMTMGFMTQTLVAFFDGHVVPMIAGGS; encoded by the coding sequence ATGATGAGTGAAAGCCTCTTCTATGACACGCTGCGCCAGGCGCTTTGGGCCGCTGTCACCATGGCGACGCCAATCCTGGTCGTCGCGCTGGTGGTCGGTCTGGCCATTGGCCTGTTTCAGGCGCTGACCTCGGTGCAGGAAATGACGCTGACTTTCGTGCCCAAGCTGACTGCGATCCTGGTCGTGTTCTGGATGACAATGGGCTTCATGACACAAACTCTGGTGGCCTTTTTCGACGGCCACGTTGTTCCAATGATTGCCGGAGGCTCGTAA
- a CDS encoding flagellar hook-basal body complex protein, which yields MGNAGYATISRQSGLMREMRVIANNIANSATTGYRQEGLIFSEFVQSSPGQPSLSMSRANIFNTSMQQGQLTNTGGTFDFAIEGDGFFMVETPQGERLTRSGAFSPNADGDLVTMDGYRVLDAGRAPVFVPPDAGKIEVGADGSLSANGRLLGQLGLFKPVEKHTLVREDGVMFRVEGDIEENFDSKVLQGFLEGSNVNAISEVSRMIEVQRAYEMGQSFLQAEDERIRNAIKNLIKS from the coding sequence ATGGGAAACGCAGGTTACGCCACCATTTCACGCCAGTCAGGCCTGATGCGGGAAATGCGCGTCATTGCCAACAACATCGCAAACTCCGCGACGACCGGATACCGCCAGGAAGGGCTGATCTTCTCGGAATTCGTGCAATCCTCGCCCGGCCAGCCGTCCTTGTCGATGTCGCGTGCCAATATCTTCAACACTTCGATGCAGCAGGGGCAGCTGACGAATACCGGCGGTACCTTCGATTTTGCTATCGAAGGGGATGGCTTCTTTATGGTCGAAACCCCCCAGGGGGAGCGGCTGACGCGCTCCGGCGCCTTCTCCCCGAATGCAGACGGTGATCTGGTGACAATGGACGGCTACCGGGTGCTGGATGCAGGCCGCGCGCCGGTCTTTGTACCGCCGGATGCCGGCAAGATCGAAGTGGGCGCGGACGGCTCGCTGAGCGCAAACGGCCGCCTTCTGGGGCAGCTCGGCCTGTTCAAACCGGTCGAGAAACACACGCTTGTGCGCGAGGACGGTGTGATGTTCCGCGTCGAGGGCGACATTGAGGAGAACTTCGACTCGAAGGTCCTGCAGGGCTTTCTTGAAGGCTCCAACGTCAATGCGATTTCCGAAGTCAGCCGGATGATCGAAGTGCAGCGCGCCTATGAGATGGGCCAGAGCTTTCTGCAAGCAGAAGACGAGCGCATCCGCAATGCCATCAAAAACCTGATCAAGTCCTAG
- the flgG gene encoding flagellar basal-body rod protein FlgG yields the protein MRALKIAATGMSAQQLRVETISNNLANMNTTAYNARRAEFADLHYQQISRAGTVNASDGTVLPTGVQVGLGVRPAAVSVHLSQGALQQTNNDLDIAIDGKGYLEVTLPSGQTAYTRDGALKRSAEGLIVTSDGFAVSPEVTIPDDATSISINAEGEVYGYFADSPEGQLLGQFTLAGFTNPKGLEAIGSNLFTETEASGAATVSTAGEDGLGTLRQGYLEGSSVDAVREVTELIEAQRGYEMNAKVISAVDQMMGATTQVR from the coding sequence ATGCGTGCCCTCAAGATCGCAGCAACCGGCATGAGCGCCCAGCAGTTGCGGGTGGAGACTATCTCCAACAACCTCGCCAACATGAACACCACCGCCTACAACGCCCGCCGCGCCGAGTTCGCAGATCTGCACTACCAGCAGATTTCGCGCGCAGGAACTGTGAATGCTTCGGACGGCACCGTGCTGCCGACCGGCGTGCAGGTTGGCCTTGGTGTGCGCCCGGCCGCTGTGTCCGTGCATCTGTCACAGGGGGCGCTGCAGCAGACCAACAACGACTTGGATATCGCCATCGACGGCAAGGGCTACTTGGAGGTGACCCTGCCCTCCGGCCAGACCGCTTATACCCGCGACGGCGCGCTGAAACGCTCGGCCGAAGGGCTGATCGTGACCTCGGACGGTTTCGCAGTGTCGCCGGAAGTCACCATTCCTGACGATGCCACCAGCATTTCGATCAATGCCGAGGGCGAAGTCTACGGGTACTTCGCGGATTCTCCCGAGGGCCAGCTGCTGGGTCAGTTCACCCTGGCCGGCTTCACCAACCCCAAGGGGCTTGAGGCAATCGGCAGCAACCTGTTCACCGAAACAGAAGCCTCGGGCGCAGCCACTGTATCCACCGCTGGCGAAGACGGGCTCGGCACCCTGCGCCAGGGCTATTTGGAAGGCAGCTCGGTCGATGCAGTGCGCGAGGTGACGGAGCTGATCGAAGCCCAGCGCGGTTATGAAATGAACGCCAAGGTCATCTCGGCTGTCGACCAGATGATGGGTGCAACTACACAGGTGCGCTGA
- the flgA gene encoding flagellar basal body P-ring formation chaperone FlgA, with protein MKLALACLTAAALCAPPAWADYLIPLRTIRAKEIVNPEDLALKKGEILGALSDPAEVTGMEARVSLYAGRPLRPGDIGPPAIVERNDLVTLIFRQGVLTIAAEGRALGRGAAGEAVRVMNLSSRTTVTGRVKEDGSVEVN; from the coding sequence ATGAAACTTGCTCTTGCCTGCCTCACTGCCGCTGCTTTGTGCGCTCCGCCTGCCTGGGCGGACTACCTGATCCCGCTGCGGACAATCCGCGCCAAGGAAATCGTGAACCCCGAAGACCTGGCGCTCAAAAAGGGCGAGATCCTCGGGGCGCTATCGGACCCGGCAGAAGTTACAGGCATGGAAGCACGTGTCTCTCTCTACGCCGGGCGGCCCTTGCGGCCCGGCGATATCGGCCCGCCGGCCATTGTTGAACGTAACGACCTGGTCACCCTGATCTTCCGTCAGGGCGTGCTGACCATTGCCGCGGAAGGGCGTGCCCTGGGCCGCGGTGCCGCTGGTGAAGCTGTCCGGGTCATGAATCTCTCTTCCCGCACCACCGTCACCGGACGGGTCAAGGAAGACGGCTCCGTCGAGGTAAACTGA
- the flgH gene encoding flagellar basal body L-ring protein FlgH → MTMKFSPVKPLLFGLAFLGACGRMDHLGKPPSFTPANESQEHVAMLYQGLPAQTQNRRTVDGSSLWSGSQQSLLGDRRAIKRGDILTVVIEIDEEAEISNDTQRSRSGSESLNMPQLLGLPQRLDRKLPEGATSADAVELGSSSSAGGKGSVKRSEKLELRVAATVVDVLPNGVLAISGTQELRVNFELRELLVTGYVRPQDISRQNEITYDKIASARVSYGGRGQITDVQQPRYGQQLLDAVLPF, encoded by the coding sequence ATGACTATGAAATTCTCCCCCGTCAAACCGCTGCTTTTCGGGCTGGCCTTTCTAGGCGCCTGCGGCCGGATGGACCACCTGGGCAAGCCGCCCTCCTTCACCCCTGCCAATGAAAGCCAGGAGCATGTGGCGATGCTGTACCAAGGGCTGCCCGCGCAGACCCAAAACCGGCGCACCGTTGACGGCTCCTCGCTGTGGAGCGGCTCGCAGCAATCGCTGCTCGGCGACCGCCGCGCGATCAAGCGGGGGGATATCCTGACGGTGGTGATCGAGATCGACGAAGAAGCAGAGATCTCCAACGACACCCAGCGTTCGCGGTCGGGGTCCGAAAGCCTGAACATGCCTCAGCTTCTGGGCTTGCCGCAGCGGCTGGACAGAAAATTGCCGGAAGGCGCCACTTCGGCAGACGCTGTGGAGCTTGGCAGCTCCAGTTCCGCCGGCGGCAAGGGTTCCGTGAAACGCAGCGAGAAATTGGAGTTGCGGGTGGCGGCCACCGTTGTCGACGTTCTGCCCAACGGCGTACTGGCGATCAGCGGCACCCAGGAGCTGCGGGTGAACTTCGAACTGCGCGAACTGCTTGTGACCGGGTATGTCCGGCCCCAGGACATCAGCCGCCAGAATGAAATCACCTATGACAAGATTGCTTCGGCGCGCGTTTCTTACGGCGGCCGCGGCCAGATCACCGATGTCCAGCAGCCGCGCTACGGCCAGCAGCTGCTTGACGCTGTCCTGCCGTTCTGA
- a CDS encoding flagellar basal body-associated FliL family protein translates to MLSKLLPVILLILGTGGGIGAGIMLMPAPEEKHAAEPGSAAKPAEETAEEIAEDGEENQREYIKISNQFVVPVVERDQLTSLVVLSLSLEAKQGTGEKVRTLEPKLRDVFLQVLFDHANMGGFRGAFTRSDVLEPLRTALREAAQKHIGKGVYDVLIMEISRQDV, encoded by the coding sequence ATGCTGTCGAAACTCCTGCCAGTCATCCTGCTGATCCTCGGAACCGGAGGCGGCATAGGTGCCGGTATTATGCTGATGCCCGCACCTGAAGAAAAGCATGCTGCCGAACCCGGCAGCGCTGCGAAGCCCGCCGAGGAAACCGCAGAGGAAATCGCTGAAGACGGCGAAGAGAACCAGCGCGAATACATCAAGATCAGCAATCAGTTTGTCGTGCCTGTTGTGGAGCGTGATCAACTGACCTCGCTGGTAGTGCTGTCGCTGAGCCTGGAGGCCAAGCAAGGCACCGGTGAGAAAGTCCGCACCTTAGAGCCAAAACTGCGCGATGTCTTCCTGCAAGTCCTCTTCGACCACGCCAACATGGGCGGCTTCCGCGGCGCTTTCACCCGGTCTGATGTGCTGGAGCCGCTGCGCACCGCCCTGCGCGAGGCTGCGCAGAAACACATCGGCAAGGGTGTGTATGATGTGCTGATCATGGAGATTTCCCGGCAGGACGTCTGA
- a CDS encoding EscU/YscU/HrcU family type III secretion system export apparatus switch protein, which yields MSGQDDDSDKSFEPTEQKLRKAREKGEVAKSTDLSVAAAYLGLIIAFYTAGSGSVEGIGTALMTYLDQPDRLAPLFFEGSAAAPVGEFIGSAFRPVLPWFLVPFAIVLLSIVGQRAMVFAPTKLEPKLSRISIISNAKNKFGRAGLFEFFKSFVKLTLYSVCLGVYLSHRLPEMIASSGTGPQSVVLMLAQLSMEFLFLALIIALAIGIVDAAFQHAEHRRKNMMSRKEIQDEMKDAEGDPHMKNQRRQRGQQIAMGQMLADVPKADVVVVNPTHYAVALQWSREPGAAPVCVAKGVDEIAAAIRRVANEHGIPIHSDPPTARALHAAIEIGDEILEEHYAPVAAAIRFAEEMRLRAKGKVT from the coding sequence ATGAGCGGCCAGGACGACGACTCAGACAAGTCATTTGAGCCAACGGAACAGAAACTCCGCAAGGCCCGGGAAAAAGGCGAAGTTGCCAAATCCACCGACCTGTCGGTGGCAGCGGCTTATCTGGGCCTGATCATTGCGTTCTACACCGCGGGCAGCGGCAGCGTTGAGGGGATCGGCACTGCGCTGATGACCTACCTGGACCAGCCGGACCGGCTGGCGCCGCTGTTTTTTGAAGGCTCCGCCGCAGCGCCGGTGGGCGAGTTCATCGGAAGCGCGTTCCGCCCGGTACTGCCTTGGTTTCTTGTCCCCTTTGCGATTGTTCTGCTGTCGATTGTCGGGCAGCGGGCGATGGTCTTTGCGCCAACCAAACTGGAGCCGAAACTGTCGCGCATCTCGATCATCTCGAATGCCAAAAACAAGTTCGGACGCGCCGGCTTGTTCGAGTTTTTCAAGAGCTTCGTGAAACTGACGCTCTATTCAGTGTGCCTGGGGGTCTATCTGTCCCACAGGTTGCCCGAGATGATCGCCTCTTCCGGAACCGGCCCGCAATCGGTGGTCCTGATGCTGGCGCAGCTTTCGATGGAGTTCCTGTTTCTGGCGCTCATCATCGCGCTTGCAATCGGGATCGTCGACGCTGCCTTCCAGCACGCCGAGCACCGCCGGAAGAACATGATGTCGCGCAAGGAAATCCAGGACGAAATGAAGGATGCAGAAGGCGACCCGCATATGAAGAACCAGCGGCGCCAGCGCGGCCAGCAGATCGCGATGGGACAGATGCTGGCGGATGTGCCCAAGGCGGATGTGGTGGTCGTCAACCCGACGCACTATGCGGTTGCCCTGCAGTGGAGCCGCGAGCCCGGCGCTGCCCCGGTCTGTGTTGCGAAGGGCGTCGATGAAATTGCCGCGGCGATCCGGCGGGTTGCCAATGAACACGGGATTCCGATCCACAGCGATCCGCCGACTGCTCGGGCGTTGCACGCGGCGATCGAAATCGGCGATGAAATTTTGGAAGAGCATTACGCGCCGGTGGCTGCGGCAATCCGTTTTGCCGAGGAAATGCGCCTGCGTGCCAAAGGGAAGGTGACATGA
- a CDS encoding flagellar biosynthetic protein FliR: protein MNLDFLPPELVLMLGAGFWHAAIVFLRVAAMVSVLPAMGELYVPARVKLAVAAAFTFVVAPALPAFPEPDNVLAYARFAVTEAIIGLALGIGVRIFVLALQTAGTMAAQATSLSQVLGGIGAEPMPALGAVLMISGVTLATMMGLHVRVAELLISSYRMFPAGQFPVAAGLTEWGVFRVSQSFSLAFTLAAPFVITAVIYNLTLGVINRAMPQLMVAMVGAPVITLMGLFILMVGSPVILDVWSRALMTFFANPGGGMP from the coding sequence ATGAACCTGGACTTCCTGCCGCCAGAGCTGGTTCTGATGCTGGGGGCAGGGTTCTGGCACGCCGCCATTGTGTTCCTGAGAGTGGCAGCGATGGTGTCGGTGTTGCCTGCAATGGGGGAGCTTTATGTGCCTGCGCGGGTTAAGCTGGCAGTGGCCGCAGCCTTTACATTCGTCGTGGCACCGGCTCTGCCTGCATTTCCTGAACCGGACAACGTGCTGGCCTACGCCCGCTTTGCGGTGACCGAAGCCATAATCGGCCTGGCCTTGGGCATCGGCGTCCGGATCTTTGTGCTGGCGTTGCAGACCGCTGGCACGATGGCGGCGCAAGCCACTTCGCTGTCGCAGGTTCTGGGCGGCATCGGAGCAGAGCCGATGCCGGCTCTTGGCGCCGTTCTAATGATCTCCGGCGTGACCCTCGCCACTATGATGGGGCTGCATGTGCGGGTTGCGGAACTGCTGATCAGCTCTTACCGGATGTTTCCGGCAGGCCAGTTCCCGGTTGCTGCCGGACTGACAGAGTGGGGTGTTTTCCGGGTTTCGCAAAGCTTTTCGCTGGCGTTCACGCTGGCAGCTCCGTTTGTGATTACCGCGGTGATCTATAACTTGACCCTTGGGGTGATTAACCGTGCAATGCCTCAGCTTATGGTGGCGATGGTCGGCGCACCGGTGATCACGCTCATGGGGCTGTTCATCCTGATGGTCGGCAGCCCGGTGATCCTGGATGTCTGGTCCCGTGCCTTGATGACCTTCTTTGCAAATCCAGGGGGCGGCATGCCATGA
- the flhA gene encoding flagellar biosynthesis protein FlhA, whose translation MPKLTTEQVFSPTVLLALALMAIIVMMILPMPAWVLDVGLAASFALAILIFTITLFIERPLDFSSFPTVLLASLMLRLSLNVSSTKLIIGQGHSGTDAAGNVIEGFAQFVMGGSVFLGLVVFGVLLIVNFMVITKGAARMAEVGARFALDGMPGKQLAIDADMSAGAIDHQTAKERRERDQQETTFFGSLDGASKFVKGDAIAGLLITLLNLVMGLIMGVLVHGMPVGSAFETYAILTVGDGLVSQIPSVIISIAAALLLARGGTTGATDIALFDQFGRHPAALTTVAVLMVLFALVPGLPFIPFVIGGGVLGYSAFRVAKKKKDDAEAEIEEKIEEAADPSASRPLGDILDLDDLHLEFAPDLVSMVLDEGTGLDARIANMRSHIATTFGLILPEIRLTDQHDLERGTYVIKVQGVEQVRGTLHPDMVLALMPDNHDALPPGTDVTEPVYGAPARWISAKAQEQAALAGATVVTPPEILATHLLEIIKQNFSRLLTLKSLRRLLDEMTQLSDSFRAEANRKLLDALVPDKVPMDTLHAVLRLLLEERVSIRNMPLILESIAEARLHTTQPELICEHVRQRLGFQLVAEMKREDGTIPLIQLAPEWEDKFSTYQVDAQGAGLDIALPPDLFNRLADGLSDKLSTITDQGVFAAVVTSTRRRRYLRTILKSRGITNPVLSFEEIGLEARPALVGMVQA comes from the coding sequence GTGCCTAAGCTAACGACGGAACAAGTTTTCAGCCCTACTGTCCTGCTGGCGCTGGCGCTGATGGCGATCATCGTGATGATGATCCTGCCAATGCCGGCCTGGGTGCTGGACGTCGGGCTGGCAGCCTCCTTTGCGCTTGCCATCCTGATTTTCACCATCACCCTGTTCATTGAAAGACCGCTGGATTTTTCGTCTTTTCCAACGGTTCTGCTGGCGTCGCTGATGCTGCGCCTGTCACTGAACGTCTCCTCCACCAAGCTGATTATCGGCCAAGGCCATTCGGGCACCGATGCGGCCGGCAATGTGATCGAAGGATTCGCCCAGTTCGTCATGGGGGGCAGTGTGTTCCTCGGCCTGGTTGTTTTCGGGGTGCTTTTGATCGTCAACTTCATGGTGATCACCAAAGGCGCGGCGCGGATGGCCGAAGTGGGCGCGCGCTTTGCACTGGACGGGATGCCAGGCAAGCAGCTGGCGATCGACGCGGACATGTCCGCGGGCGCCATCGACCACCAGACTGCCAAGGAACGGCGCGAGCGTGACCAGCAGGAAACGACCTTCTTCGGCTCGCTGGACGGTGCGTCGAAGTTCGTCAAGGGGGACGCAATCGCTGGTCTCCTTATCACTTTGCTGAACCTCGTCATGGGGCTGATCATGGGGGTGCTGGTCCACGGGATGCCTGTTGGCAGCGCGTTTGAGACCTATGCCATTCTGACGGTCGGCGACGGCCTGGTCTCGCAGATCCCCTCGGTGATCATTTCCATTGCGGCAGCACTGCTGCTGGCGCGCGGCGGCACCACTGGCGCCACCGATATCGCTCTGTTCGACCAGTTCGGCCGCCACCCGGCAGCGTTGACCACAGTTGCGGTGCTGATGGTGCTGTTTGCGCTGGTGCCGGGCCTGCCTTTTATTCCCTTCGTGATCGGCGGCGGGGTTCTGGGCTATTCCGCTTTCCGGGTGGCCAAGAAGAAGAAGGACGATGCAGAAGCCGAGATCGAGGAAAAGATCGAGGAAGCCGCCGATCCGTCTGCCTCGCGGCCGCTGGGCGACATTCTGGATCTCGACGATCTGCATCTGGAGTTTGCGCCCGATCTGGTCAGCATGGTGCTGGATGAAGGCACCGGCCTGGACGCGCGGATCGCGAATATGCGGTCCCACATCGCAACGACATTCGGCCTGATCCTGCCGGAGATCCGGCTGACCGATCAGCACGATCTGGAGCGGGGAACGTATGTGATCAAGGTGCAGGGCGTCGAACAGGTTCGCGGCACTCTGCACCCCGATATGGTTCTGGCGTTGATGCCCGACAACCATGATGCGCTGCCGCCTGGCACTGATGTGACCGAGCCGGTCTATGGCGCGCCGGCGCGCTGGATTTCGGCCAAGGCACAGGAACAGGCGGCGCTGGCTGGCGCTACTGTGGTCACGCCGCCGGAAATCCTGGCGACCCATTTGCTGGAGATTATCAAGCAGAACTTCAGCCGCTTGCTGACGCTCAAGTCGTTGCGCCGCCTGCTGGATGAAATGACGCAGCTCTCCGACAGCTTCCGAGCCGAGGCAAACCGCAAGCTGCTGGATGCGCTGGTGCCCGACAAGGTGCCGATGGACACGCTGCACGCTGTCCTGCGGCTGCTGCTGGAGGAGCGGGTGTCTATCCGCAACATGCCTTTGATCCTGGAATCGATTGCAGAGGCACGTCTGCACACCACGCAGCCTGAGCTGATCTGCGAGCACGTGCGCCAGCGCCTTGGGTTCCAGCTGGTGGCTGAGATGAAACGTGAGGATGGGACCATTCCGCTGATCCAGCTAGCGCCGGAATGGGAGGACAAGTTCTCAACCTATCAAGTCGATGCGCAAGGTGCGGGGCTGGACATCGCGCTGCCGCCGGATCTGTTCAACCGTCTTGCTGACGGGCTGAGCGACAAGCTTTCGACGATCACCGATCAAGGTGTGTTTGCCGCGGTGGTGACCTCGACCCGCCGCCGCCGCTATCTGAGGACGATTCTAAAATCCCGCGGCATCACCAATCCAGTGCTGTCCTTCGAAGAAATCGGCCTGGAAGCACGGCCTGCGCTTGTTGGCATGGTGCAGGCATGA
- the motA gene encoding flagellar motor stator protein MotA, with protein sequence MIGIVGIVVIFAMVFGGYLLAGGKMAIILKSLPFEMMMIGGAAVGAFLIANDMGGVKHTLKDIGKVFKGPKWKPDDYRDLLCLLFALIRIARANPVEVEQHIEDPENSSVFNKYPKILGDKEAVNLICDTMRSASMNYDDPHQVEEVLEKRMEANLHHALHSSHALQTMADGLPALGIVAAVLGVIKTMGSIDQPPEVLGKLIGGALVGTFLGVFLSYGLVAPFAGKVKAVVEEDAHFYQLIREVLVANLHNHAAAICIEVGRQNTPSHFRPGFSELEEALKSVKQDAA encoded by the coding sequence ATGATCGGGATTGTAGGCATAGTGGTGATCTTTGCCATGGTGTTCGGCGGATACCTTCTGGCCGGCGGCAAGATGGCGATCATTCTGAAGTCTCTGCCGTTTGAGATGATGATGATCGGCGGCGCCGCTGTTGGGGCGTTTCTGATTGCCAATGACATGGGCGGCGTCAAGCACACGCTCAAGGACATCGGAAAGGTGTTCAAGGGCCCCAAGTGGAAGCCTGACGACTACCGCGACCTCCTCTGTCTACTGTTTGCACTGATCCGAATCGCGCGGGCCAATCCGGTTGAAGTGGAACAGCATATCGAAGACCCGGAAAATTCCTCGGTTTTCAATAAATACCCCAAGATTCTGGGGGACAAGGAAGCCGTGAACCTGATCTGCGATACCATGCGCTCGGCGTCGATGAATTATGACGATCCGCACCAGGTTGAAGAAGTGCTGGAAAAGCGGATGGAAGCCAACCTGCACCACGCGCTGCACTCCAGCCATGCGCTGCAGACTATGGCCGACGGCCTGCCCGCCCTTGGGATCGTTGCGGCGGTTCTGGGTGTGATCAAGACCATGGGCTCGATCGATCAGCCGCCTGAGGTTCTGGGCAAACTGATCGGCGGCGCGCTGGTCGGGACATTCCTTGGCGTGTTTCTGTCCTATGGCCTCGTTGCGCCCTTCGCGGGCAAGGTCAAAGCCGTCGTCGAAGAAGACGCTCATTTCTACCAGCTGATCCGCGAGGTGCTGGTGGCCAACCTGCATAACCACGCAGCCGCGATTTGCATTGAGGTGGGCCGTCAGAATACGCCGTCGCATTTCCGTCCCGGCTTCTCGGAGCTGGAAGAAGCCCTCAAATCGGTGAAACAGGACGCAGCATGA
- a CDS encoding MotE family protein, producing MAKTATKSKRLRRGGTLMMLAVLLMGSAAVRLGLEAGPAIAREVASLKEPGIEEPAHKGEPQRESMPTSAELQTMLAAFQEREQALAAREAEIQDRMKALEIADQAIDRKLAALEQAEEKLRATLALADGATEEDVTRLTSVYEQMKPKEAAALFEEMDPAFAAGFLARMQPEAAAGIMAGLSPEAAYTISVVLAGRNGAVPKE from the coding sequence ATGGCGAAGACGGCAACTAAATCCAAGCGCTTGCGGCGTGGCGGCACGCTGATGATGCTGGCGGTTCTGCTGATGGGCTCTGCCGCAGTGCGGCTGGGCTTGGAAGCCGGGCCTGCGATCGCCCGCGAAGTGGCCAGCCTGAAGGAGCCGGGCATCGAAGAGCCGGCCCACAAGGGAGAGCCGCAGCGCGAATCAATGCCAACCTCGGCTGAGCTGCAGACAATGCTGGCGGCCTTCCAGGAGCGGGAGCAGGCACTGGCCGCCCGCGAAGCGGAGATCCAAGACCGGATGAAGGCGCTGGAAATTGCTGATCAGGCTATCGACAGGAAGCTGGCGGCGCTGGAGCAGGCAGAGGAGAAGCTGCGCGCGACTCTCGCCCTCGCCGATGGCGCAACTGAGGAGGACGTGACCCGCCTGACCTCCGTCTATGAACAGATGAAGCCAAAGGAAGCTGCGGCCCTGTTCGAGGAAATGGATCCGGCATTTGCGGCTGGTTTTCTCGCCCGGATGCAGCCGGAGGCCGCGGCGGGAATCATGGCGGGCCTTAGCCCGGAAGCCGCCTATACCATCAGCGTCGTCCTGGCCGGGCGCAACGGTGCAGTGCCCAAGGAGTGA